The proteins below come from a single Psychrobacter sp. PL19 genomic window:
- a CDS encoding PilN domain-containing protein: MARINLLPWRQEERERRNKEFITLVVAVTLLALLVAFASWSYFNNELDEQRAANALITQENSRLDTVLTDIDSLEQRREDIISRMQVIQDLQGLRPVPVRLWDDLAKAIPPALYLNNLKREGDLLTLTGLADNPNIVSSLIRNLDSSKWLGDSAVSNIQQNISAYETAPALNERGTTGEQPRPIYPEDSYVQFVVTTKVQSESAVPADIDGSTGLGGKL; this comes from the coding sequence ATGGCTCGTATTAACCTGTTACCGTGGCGACAAGAAGAGCGCGAACGTCGCAACAAAGAATTTATTACCCTGGTGGTCGCCGTTACTTTACTGGCGTTATTAGTCGCCTTTGCGTCGTGGAGTTATTTTAACAATGAGCTCGATGAGCAGCGTGCTGCCAATGCTTTGATTACACAAGAAAATAGCCGCTTAGATACTGTGCTCACCGATATTGATAGTTTGGAGCAGCGCCGCGAAGATATTATCTCACGTATGCAGGTTATCCAAGATTTGCAGGGTTTACGTCCGGTACCTGTTCGATTATGGGATGACCTTGCCAAAGCCATACCACCTGCACTTTATCTAAATAATCTCAAGCGTGAAGGCGATTTATTGACTCTAACGGGTTTGGCGGACAATCCGAACATTGTATCAAGCTTGATTCGTAATCTGGATAGCAGTAAGTGGCTGGGTGATTCGGCAGTCAGTAATATTCAGCAAAACATAAGTGCTTATGAGACTGCTCCTGCCCTTAACGAGAGGGGTACGACTGGTGAGCAGCCGCGTCCGATTTATCCTGAGGACAGCTATGTGCAGTTCGTGGTGACTACAAAAGTACAGTCTGAGTCTGCCGTACCTGCTGATATTGATGGCAGCACTGGGCTTGGAGGTAAGCTATGA
- the aroB gene encoding 3-dehydroquinate synthase yields MATPPLHDGLTVHSQSHDYPIIITEKSSSATSTMAEQVAPYIKGQQVLIVTNVTVAPLYLQPLQEQLSEHFTVRVCVLPDGEQHKNQASINQIYDELMAQYFNRDVTLIALGGGVIGDMTGFAAASFMRGVNFIQIPTTLLSQVDSSVGGKTGINHPQGKNMIGAFWQPQMVLADMSTLQTLPARELSAGLAEVVKYALIMDVDFLAWLEQHLPAMMALDLTVLGEAVKRCCEYKAAVVAQDEREAGVRALLNFGHTFGHVIETHEGYGNWLHGEAIAAGMVQAAELSQKMGWLRVDEVARIKRVLTLANLPTTPPPIAVQTALNLMGHDKKVKHGQIRLILLKSLGNAVLTNDFDEQLLTDVLSQQHS; encoded by the coding sequence ATGGCAACCCCACCGCTCCATGATGGCTTAACAGTGCATTCTCAAAGTCATGACTATCCAATTATCATTACTGAAAAAAGCAGCAGTGCAACAAGTACTATGGCTGAGCAAGTTGCGCCTTATATTAAAGGTCAACAGGTATTAATTGTTACTAATGTTACGGTTGCGCCTTTATATTTACAGCCGCTACAAGAGCAATTGTCAGAGCATTTCACAGTCAGGGTTTGTGTGCTGCCAGATGGTGAGCAACATAAGAACCAAGCCAGTATCAATCAGATTTATGATGAACTGATGGCGCAGTATTTCAACCGTGATGTGACGCTAATCGCACTGGGTGGCGGCGTGATTGGTGATATGACAGGTTTTGCGGCAGCAAGTTTTATGCGTGGGGTCAATTTCATTCAAATTCCAACCACCTTATTGTCGCAAGTAGACTCAAGCGTCGGTGGCAAAACCGGTATCAATCATCCGCAAGGTAAAAACATGATTGGTGCTTTTTGGCAACCGCAAATGGTACTTGCTGATATGAGTACCTTACAAACCCTGCCTGCACGTGAGCTATCGGCAGGACTTGCTGAAGTGGTTAAATACGCATTGATTATGGACGTGGATTTTTTAGCATGGTTAGAGCAGCATTTACCAGCGATGATGGCTTTAGATTTAACTGTACTGGGCGAGGCGGTGAAGCGCTGTTGTGAGTATAAAGCTGCGGTGGTGGCACAAGATGAAAGAGAAGCTGGTGTAAGAGCGTTATTGAATTTTGGTCATACTTTTGGCCATGTGATTGAAACTCATGAGGGCTATGGAAATTGGCTACATGGTGAAGCGATCGCTGCAGGTATGGTACAGGCGGCTGAGCTGTCACAAAAAATGGGCTGGTTGCGTGTCGATGAAGTGGCACGCATTAAGCGCGTTTTAACCTTGGCTAACTTGCCTACTACACCGCCACCTATCGCGGTGCAAACTGCCCTGAACTTGATGGGCCATGATAAAAAAGTAAAACACGGACAAATCCGTCTAATTTTGTTAAAATCACTAGGAAATGCGGTGTTAACCAACGACTTTGATGAGCAACTACTTACTGACGTATTGTCTCAGCAGCATTCATAA
- the aroK gene encoding shikimate kinase AroK, protein MVEELPSVFLVGPMGAGKTTIGRLLAKQLGRTFVDSDWYIESQTGADIAWIFAKEGEVGFRERETRAIDELTQKKHIVLATGGGAVMCADNRGFLQQRGIVVYLNAPVDVQMVRTAKDKSRPLLQQPNPRKILQELYIVRDPLYRQIAHIIMPTGHTYPRHMVNQLLQQLGSFCGSVPTMIDPQNVEE, encoded by the coding sequence ATGGTTGAGGAATTGCCGTCGGTGTTTTTAGTAGGACCGATGGGAGCAGGGAAGACTACCATTGGCCGATTGCTCGCCAAACAGTTAGGGCGCACGTTCGTAGACAGTGATTGGTATATCGAGTCGCAAACGGGCGCTGATATCGCGTGGATATTCGCTAAAGAAGGCGAGGTAGGTTTTCGTGAACGCGAGACCCGAGCTATAGATGAGCTGACCCAAAAAAAGCACATTGTATTAGCGACTGGTGGCGGTGCAGTGATGTGTGCCGACAATCGTGGATTTTTGCAGCAACGTGGTATAGTCGTTTATCTCAACGCGCCAGTTGATGTACAAATGGTGCGCACCGCTAAAGATAAGTCACGCCCACTATTACAGCAGCCTAATCCCAGAAAAATACTACAAGAGCTCTATATTGTTCGTGATCCATTGTACCGGCAGATAGCGCATATTATTATGCCTACTGGCCATACTTATCCCCGGCATATGGTGAATCAATTATTGCAGCAGCTCGGATCATTTTGTGGATCAGTACCTACTATGATAGACCCACAAAATGTTGAAGAATAA
- a CDS encoding pilus assembly protein PilP yields the protein MIIRKLPTLLMLSVTVLSLTGCSDRIGMAEQAMADIRNQPAQPIEPPPKSELVEDFVYSANMLRSPFLPPSLVNVQSPTTSIDGVRPDITRTKEPLEQYQLSQLTFRGMLISPEGQQYALVQRPDGSVASVKVGDYLGLNDGRIVEVTSTQINLIEIVPDSRAGFIERPQSLVSPIN from the coding sequence ATGATTATCAGAAAATTGCCCACGCTACTGATGCTAAGTGTTACTGTCCTATCGCTGACTGGTTGTAGCGATCGTATTGGCATGGCAGAGCAGGCAATGGCTGATATACGCAACCAGCCTGCTCAGCCCATTGAACCGCCACCAAAATCTGAGCTGGTAGAAGACTTTGTCTATAGTGCTAACATGTTGCGTAGCCCGTTTTTGCCACCAAGTTTGGTCAATGTGCAAAGTCCTACTACCTCTATTGATGGCGTGCGCCCTGATATCACGCGCACCAAAGAACCTCTCGAACAGTACCAGCTATCGCAACTGACCTTTCGTGGTATGTTAATTTCGCCTGAAGGCCAACAATATGCATTAGTGCAGCGTCCTGATGGTTCGGTTGCTAGTGTTAAAGTGGGTGATTATCTTGGCTTAAACGACGGACGTATTGTTGAAGTTACGTCGACCCAGATTAATTTGATTGAAATTGTACCAGACAGCCGCGCAGGGTTCATTGAAAGACCCCAGTCGTTGGTCTCTCCTATAAATTAG
- the pilQ gene encoding type IV pilus secretin PilQ yields the protein MTVRNNQIMMMSNCVSSTLTISTLAVSMMAMSSSAYAEQRINNISVIQTAPAVTQMRLGFAGAPVLPAAYQLEDPSRLVLDFKQVQNGLVSRFTDYNIGMINDVTSLNNDSTTRLVIGLKQVGKYTTAIDGNDLLLTISDPNRFIASNNTVVTTTTVITPIVESSSMVVTPVISDSTVVKNQVPADTMVVRVNPLLDPRLAASQVSKQYSYDGLTALNFVAEGNGGGNGGGNVSIVLANEAIPVDVQRQGNKLVVRLTGSTVPRNLLRRLNINSGLVTSIDTKNQGQNAVVTINMTSDYEYQAYQSGNQLNIAISKPELLREPTLEEKVYSGEALSMEFQDVEVRSVLDILAQFTNTNIVASDSVAGNITLRLINVPWDQALDIILKSKNLDKRENGNVILIAPTTELAQQEAQELEAQRAVQAFEPLRTEYIRLSYAKVADVLNLISDGSGPAGNSGVGTTTNRLDDNNTLLSNRGTVTIDNRTNTLIIKDVAASIENIHKLVSKIDIPVRQVMIEARIVSATDSFSKEIGVRWGILSNGAATNRNLLVGGSNQTLTDLKDFDIETTTVNGQTVSYPKYDITRPDNLNVDLGVSNPAGSIAFGLLSLSDVMLDLELSALQADNRGEVISTPKILTADKQTAKISSGTQIPFQEASASGATTTSFKEAALSLEATPNITPDGKIGLKLVITNGTPTIINNQVAIAEDSISTNVIIEDGQTIVLGGVFKNRTNNGVDKVPFLGDLPYIGRAFRRDVRNNAKEELLIFVTPKLINDGVSRLD from the coding sequence ATGACCGTACGCAATAACCAGATAATGATGATGAGCAACTGCGTATCCTCTACCTTGACCATATCTACGTTGGCTGTGAGTATGATGGCGATGAGCAGCAGCGCCTATGCCGAGCAGCGTATCAATAATATCTCTGTGATACAAACTGCACCGGCAGTCACGCAGATGCGTTTGGGGTTTGCAGGCGCACCGGTTCTACCTGCAGCCTACCAGCTTGAGGATCCTAGCCGGTTAGTACTAGATTTTAAACAAGTTCAAAATGGGCTGGTCAGCCGTTTTACTGACTACAATATCGGTATGATCAATGACGTTACCTCCTTAAACAACGATAGTACTACCCGTCTTGTTATCGGCCTAAAACAAGTGGGCAAGTATACTACCGCTATTGATGGTAATGATTTATTACTCACTATCAGCGATCCCAATCGGTTCATCGCCAGTAATAATACGGTGGTAACCACTACTACAGTGATCACTCCAATTGTTGAGAGTAGTAGCATGGTAGTTACTCCTGTTATATCTGATTCTACGGTCGTTAAGAATCAAGTGCCTGCTGATACTATGGTGGTACGGGTTAATCCTCTATTAGATCCCAGACTTGCCGCCTCGCAAGTAAGTAAGCAGTATAGCTATGATGGTTTGACAGCGCTTAATTTTGTAGCAGAGGGTAATGGCGGCGGTAATGGTGGCGGTAATGTCAGTATCGTTCTTGCTAATGAAGCTATTCCAGTGGACGTCCAACGCCAAGGTAATAAGCTAGTAGTGCGCCTGACTGGTAGTACGGTGCCTCGGAACTTATTACGTCGACTGAATATTAATAGTGGTCTTGTCACTAGTATTGATACTAAAAACCAGGGACAAAATGCGGTGGTCACTATTAATATGACCAGTGATTATGAGTATCAAGCCTACCAGTCAGGCAATCAGCTCAACATTGCTATCAGTAAGCCTGAGTTGCTACGTGAACCGACACTTGAAGAAAAAGTCTATAGCGGTGAAGCATTATCTATGGAGTTCCAAGATGTTGAAGTTCGTAGTGTCTTAGATATTTTAGCGCAGTTCACTAACACGAATATCGTCGCCAGTGATTCGGTAGCGGGTAATATCACTTTGCGCCTCATTAATGTGCCTTGGGATCAAGCGCTTGATATTATTCTAAAAAGTAAGAATTTGGACAAACGCGAGAACGGCAACGTTATTTTAATTGCGCCAACCACTGAACTTGCGCAACAAGAAGCGCAGGAGCTAGAAGCTCAACGAGCAGTGCAAGCTTTTGAGCCGCTACGAACGGAGTATATCCGTTTGAGCTACGCTAAAGTGGCAGATGTGCTGAACCTCATTTCTGATGGTAGTGGACCCGCTGGTAATAGTGGTGTTGGCACGACCACCAATCGTCTTGATGACAATAATACGCTGCTATCGAATCGGGGTACGGTAACCATCGATAATCGTACCAATACTTTGATTATTAAGGATGTGGCAGCAAGTATTGAGAATATTCATAAACTTGTTAGCAAAATAGACATCCCTGTACGCCAAGTAATGATTGAAGCGCGCATTGTCAGCGCCACCGATAGCTTTAGTAAAGAGATTGGGGTACGTTGGGGTATTTTATCTAATGGTGCAGCTACCAATCGTAACTTATTGGTTGGTGGTAGTAATCAAACTTTAACAGACCTAAAAGATTTTGATATAGAGACTACGACCGTTAACGGTCAAACGGTGTCTTATCCGAAATACGACATCACTCGTCCTGACAACTTAAACGTCGATCTTGGCGTCAGTAACCCTGCAGGAAGTATAGCATTTGGCCTTCTTAGCTTGTCAGATGTCATGCTAGATCTTGAATTATCAGCACTACAAGCGGACAATCGCGGTGAGGTTATCTCCACGCCCAAAATTTTGACTGCAGACAAACAAACAGCAAAAATCTCTTCTGGAACACAAATTCCATTTCAAGAGGCTTCAGCCAGTGGCGCGACCACCACTAGCTTTAAAGAAGCAGCGTTGAGCTTAGAAGCGACTCCAAATATTACACCTGACGGTAAAATTGGTTTGAAACTGGTGATTACCAACGGCACGCCAACTATCATTAACAATCAGGTTGCTATCGCCGAAGACTCTATCTCAACCAATGTCATTATAGAAGATGGTCAGACCATCGTCCTTGGTGGGGTCTTTAAGAATCGTACCAATAACGGGGTAGATAAAGTGCCGTTTTTAGGTGATTTACCTTATATTGGCCGTGCGTTTCGCAGGGATGTACGCAATAATGCTAAGGAAGAGCTGCTGATATTCGTGACACCCAAACTCATTAATGACGGTGTCAGTCGTTTAGACTGA
- a CDS encoding pilus assembly protein PilM, with translation MEFVRLFSSKSRHLIGMDVCATSVKLVDIQRQQGMFHLRSYGIEPLPVGAVVDKLIVDTEEVGNIIADLARRCQVVGSNAATAVSGSAVITKIIDMDMVLNDVEREAQIRLDADQYIPYPLEDVNLDFEVLGPSLINDDMVQVLLAASRSENVDQRVDALTFGGLQTKIMDIETHAIERAFGLMIDNLPNMSELVALVDIGHNQTTLYVVKNGEFVYSREQLFGGAQLTEAIQNRYGLTSEEATISKRELTLPDDYYPEVLTPFMENAIQQITRSLQFYFSSSQYSSIDHVVLAGGSSSIPGLAGMVQQKLGVTVSVANPFINMTIGPQVDSEQLAIDAPSLMAACGLALRSFD, from the coding sequence ATGGAGTTTGTGAGGCTATTTTCTTCTAAAAGTAGACATTTAATTGGGATGGATGTCTGTGCCACCTCAGTAAAATTGGTTGATATACAGCGTCAGCAAGGGATGTTTCATCTAAGATCATATGGTATCGAACCGTTGCCTGTAGGCGCGGTAGTCGACAAACTCATCGTAGATACTGAAGAAGTAGGAAATATTATTGCCGACTTAGCACGGCGTTGTCAGGTCGTCGGTAGCAATGCCGCAACTGCGGTCTCAGGCTCAGCAGTGATTACCAAAATCATAGATATGGACATGGTGCTCAATGATGTTGAACGCGAGGCCCAAATTCGCCTAGACGCTGATCAATATATTCCTTATCCACTCGAAGATGTCAATTTGGATTTTGAAGTCCTAGGCCCTTCTTTGATCAATGATGACATGGTACAAGTGCTGTTGGCTGCTTCGCGCTCAGAAAACGTGGATCAACGAGTTGATGCCCTAACTTTTGGGGGTCTGCAAACTAAAATTATGGACATAGAGACGCATGCTATTGAGCGTGCTTTTGGATTGATGATAGATAATTTACCAAATATGTCGGAGTTGGTGGCCTTGGTTGATATCGGACACAATCAAACCACTCTATATGTCGTTAAAAACGGTGAATTTGTTTACAGCCGCGAGCAGTTATTTGGTGGTGCGCAGCTGACCGAGGCGATACAAAATCGCTATGGCCTAACCTCTGAAGAAGCAACCATTAGCAAGCGTGAACTCACATTGCCTGACGACTACTATCCTGAAGTGCTAACGCCTTTTATGGAAAATGCCATTCAACAAATTACCCGCTCGTTGCAGTTTTATTTTTCCTCGAGTCAGTATAGCAGTATTGATCATGTAGTGCTCGCAGGTGGTAGCAGTTCTATCCCAGGTTTGGCCGGTATGGTACAACAGAAGCTGGGCGTAACTGTCAGCGTCGCCAATCCATTTATCAATATGACTATCGGTCCGCAGGTGGATAGTGAGCAGCTCGCAATTGATGCCCCAAGTTTAATGGCTGCTTGCGGTCTAGCGCTAAGGAGCTTTGACTAA
- a CDS encoding type 4a pilus biogenesis protein PilO, whose protein sequence is MKLSRKKSPVKTNKAALRTKKSFDFNEFRRSFESLDTENYGSWPLSVKITVIGFIIALIAALSWALPISSKIDEITAAESEQQTLLDSYREKQSRARHLEAYQAQVIQMETEFNALLDQLPKDTRVSELVEGINMTGVGSNIRFQDISVEAEIENEFFIEQPIRIAALGEYHQFGNFISGLAALPRIITMHDFEVSNPQPSLDVLPELNLVLQTKTYRSKEVTPEGGETDTTAGGN, encoded by the coding sequence ATGAAACTCAGCCGCAAAAAAAGCCCAGTTAAAACCAACAAAGCCGCTTTACGCACTAAAAAGTCGTTTGATTTTAATGAGTTTCGGCGTAGCTTTGAGTCACTAGATACCGAAAACTATGGCAGTTGGCCACTATCCGTTAAGATAACAGTGATTGGCTTCATCATTGCTCTCATTGCAGCGTTGTCATGGGCGTTACCGATTAGCAGTAAAATCGATGAGATCACAGCTGCTGAAAGTGAGCAGCAAACCCTGCTTGATAGTTACCGTGAAAAACAATCGCGCGCCCGCCATCTAGAGGCTTATCAAGCACAAGTCATACAGATGGAAACTGAGTTCAATGCCTTACTCGATCAGCTACCAAAAGACACTCGCGTGTCAGAGCTGGTAGAAGGCATTAATATGACCGGGGTCGGCAGTAATATACGTTTTCAAGATATTTCTGTAGAAGCTGAGATCGAAAATGAGTTCTTTATTGAACAGCCTATACGTATAGCGGCGTTAGGGGAGTACCATCAATTTGGTAACTTTATTAGTGGCCTTGCTGCGTTACCGCGTATTATTACCATGCATGATTTTGAAGTCAGTAATCCCCAGCCATCTTTAGATGTCCTACCGGAACTCAATTTAGTATTACAGACGAAGACCTACCGCTCAAAAGAAGTCACTCCTGAAGGCGGCGAGACTGACACTACTGCAGGAGGCAACTGA